One window of Gilliamella sp. B3022 genomic DNA carries:
- a CDS encoding conjugative transfer ATPase, with translation MKLFSKKKGLQKEIQVSDKPKRQGNLTHRHKKNFIYASNGKKSIIDYLPWVEFDEVHNSILLEDGRSVGAVFEIIPYGTEAKSISKLRDISDIVTNSIEDTFDERDTNPWIIQYFCQDEDNLQDYISLLRQYPKPHAKETEFTKKWLSIMEAHLDNITKKDGLFFDNTVTKTLWRGQIRKTRLVIYRYLGTKEREDLNPQESLDIVCNNLTLALKGAGIVVNRLGKNEVSRWLAQIFNPSPLQGGKNFIKQLMDEQKQIDELPIITDFAENLFYSEPEIKEGYWHFDNTPHAVVVVDRLKLPPKIGHITGETSKADGINALFDVLPESTMMCLTIVTHPQDKLEDHINFIRGKAIGENAESLSVKEDCAEAMEYIRQRKKMYYSSVAFYVKDSSISGLKRRIQALSSVLNNNGLVTVAEANEVAPASSFLRWLPMNYNPQNDPQRLYVKFNWCKHLANLLPVLGRSTGTGHPGVTFFNRGGEPLSYDPMVDKAQNGHKLILGPTGAGKSATLNIEIAQLVAMYRPRMIIVETGNSFGLLVDFMEQQGVSVYRVCLKPGSGVVLNPLADSHLILQNKDIQFEIDENNLSDDIVSEALEQNDDEDAQRDVLGEIEISIRLMITGGEEKEDELLRRSDRAMIRQAIVMAAQVAYAEKRQAIPSDVQDALFSLSKDVNLPEARRAKAYEMAESLSMFTQGFEGEIFNQQGTSWPDVDVIHVDLATFAREGYEAQLSIAYISLINHINNMGEQYQHQSRAIVNITDESHIITVKPLTAAYLTKASKMWRKLGVWLWLATQNMEDFPDAASKLLSMIEWWEMLVTESSEAEKIRRFKALTDEQISMITSACKSARQYTEGVVLSKNVECLFRIVPPSLFLALAMTEKDEKAERMKLMKEFNISELDAAIKVSEKLDEARGISSRISKDS, from the coding sequence ATGAAATTATTTAGTAAGAAAAAAGGTTTACAAAAAGAAATTCAAGTAAGTGATAAACCTAAAAGGCAAGGCAATTTGACTCATAGGCATAAAAAAAACTTCATTTATGCCAGTAATGGGAAGAAATCAATTATTGATTATTTACCTTGGGTTGAATTTGATGAGGTTCACAATTCAATTTTACTTGAAGATGGTCGCTCTGTTGGTGCGGTATTTGAAATTATTCCGTATGGCACTGAAGCAAAATCAATATCTAAACTTCGTGATATAAGTGATATTGTAACAAATAGTATCGAGGATACTTTTGATGAAAGAGATACTAATCCATGGATCATACAATATTTTTGTCAAGATGAGGATAATTTGCAAGATTATATCTCTTTATTAAGACAATATCCTAAACCACATGCTAAAGAAACTGAATTTACAAAAAAATGGCTAAGCATAATGGAAGCGCATCTTGATAATATTACTAAAAAAGATGGGCTTTTTTTTGATAATACAGTTACTAAAACACTTTGGCGAGGACAAATTAGAAAAACTCGGCTGGTTATATATCGATATCTCGGTACCAAAGAACGTGAAGATTTAAATCCACAAGAATCACTTGATATTGTTTGTAATAATTTGACACTTGCGTTGAAAGGAGCAGGAATTGTAGTCAATAGATTGGGAAAAAATGAGGTTTCTCGTTGGTTAGCTCAAATATTTAATCCCTCACCGTTACAAGGTGGAAAAAACTTTATTAAGCAGTTGATGGATGAGCAAAAACAGATTGATGAGTTACCTATAATTACTGATTTTGCAGAAAACCTTTTTTATAGTGAGCCAGAGATTAAAGAAGGTTACTGGCATTTTGATAATACACCACATGCGGTTGTTGTTGTCGATAGATTAAAGCTTCCCCCCAAGATTGGCCATATTACAGGTGAGACAAGTAAAGCCGATGGAATAAATGCGCTTTTTGATGTATTGCCAGAATCAACAATGATGTGTTTAACAATTGTAACTCATCCTCAAGATAAACTAGAAGATCATATCAATTTTATTCGTGGTAAAGCGATTGGTGAGAATGCTGAATCTTTGTCTGTTAAAGAAGATTGTGCTGAAGCTATGGAGTATATTCGTCAACGTAAAAAAATGTATTACAGCTCTGTTGCATTTTATGTTAAGGATTCAAGTATAAGTGGATTAAAACGTAGAATACAAGCACTGAGTTCAGTACTCAACAACAATGGTCTTGTCACAGTAGCTGAAGCTAATGAAGTTGCTCCTGCTTCCTCGTTTTTACGATGGTTGCCGATGAATTATAACCCTCAAAATGACCCACAACGATTATACGTTAAATTTAATTGGTGCAAACATTTGGCTAATTTATTACCTGTTTTGGGAAGGAGCACTGGAACAGGTCATCCAGGCGTAACTTTTTTTAATCGAGGAGGTGAGCCGTTAAGCTACGATCCTATGGTTGATAAAGCTCAAAATGGTCACAAACTTATTTTAGGTCCAACCGGTGCAGGTAAATCAGCAACACTAAATATCGAAATAGCTCAGCTTGTTGCTATGTATCGTCCACGAATGATTATTGTCGAGACGGGTAATTCTTTCGGCCTTCTTGTTGATTTTATGGAGCAACAAGGAGTAAGCGTTTATCGAGTTTGTTTAAAACCAGGAAGCGGTGTAGTGCTTAATCCATTAGCTGATTCTCATTTAATTTTACAAAATAAAGATATTCAGTTTGAAATCGATGAAAACAATTTGAGTGATGATATTGTTAGTGAAGCACTTGAACAAAATGATGATGAAGATGCACAACGAGATGTGCTTGGTGAAATAGAAATATCTATACGTTTAATGATCACAGGTGGAGAAGAAAAAGAGGATGAGTTGCTTCGTCGTTCAGATAGGGCAATGATTAGACAGGCTATCGTTATGGCCGCTCAAGTTGCATATGCAGAAAAACGGCAAGCTATTCCAAGTGATGTTCAAGATGCATTATTTTCTTTAAGTAAAGATGTAAATTTACCAGAAGCTCGGCGTGCAAAAGCATATGAAATGGCTGAATCATTAAGTATGTTCACTCAAGGATTTGAAGGTGAAATATTTAACCAACAGGGAACATCTTGGCCTGATGTTGATGTGATTCATGTCGATTTAGCGACTTTTGCCCGTGAAGGTTATGAGGCTCAATTATCAATTGCATATATTTCTCTAATTAATCACATAAATAATATGGGGGAACAATATCAACATCAATCAAGAGCTATCGTTAATATTACCGATGAGTCACATATTATTACCGTAAAACCACTTACAGCAGCCTATTTAACAAAAGCGTCAAAAATGTGGCGTAAATTAGGAGTATGGTTGTGGTTAGCAACTCAAAATATGGAAGATTTTCCTGATGCTGCATCAAAGTTGTTATCGATGATAGAGTGGTGGGAAATGTTAGTAACAGAATCATCTGAAGCAGAGAAGATACGTCGTTTTAAAGCATTAACAGATGAACAAATTTCAATGATCACTTCTGCTTGTAAATCTGCTCGTCAGTACACCGAGGGCGTTGTGTTATCAAAAAATGTAGAATGCCTTTTCCGAATCGTTCCCCCAAGCCTTTTTTTAGCACTAGCTATGACCGAAAAGGATGAAAAAGCGGAGAGAATGAAACTAATGAAAGAATTTAATATCAGCGAACTAGATGCTGCTATTAAAGTATCTGAAAAATTAGATGAAGCTCGAGGTATTAGTTCACGAATATCTAAGGATTCATAA
- a CDS encoding TIGR03752 family integrating conjugative element protein: protein MATIKGNKLLPIIVGSLILVGIFIVVISNKNKKQASSVTDEIVEIADLNEEDLSVLGITGDTEKDTVQTLVTLVKTLKKDQADIVKEIKNLKSENENLKKTRVPQYKIEPPSNDSKSNEPSELEKKVSILTDKLNKLTTTSTISSSNETVDSKSVSIPIGRGQASQSSSNVDISNSDEIQWVNPADQIVSSKGRSAPEFQFPSSFNGKDPIRSKLKDHKDNINQPIGERKEEKDLQPFYTVPVNSTLIGSVSMTALLGRVPIDGVVSDPYPFKAVIGRDNLISNGIELPHVEGAIVSGTASGDYVLSCVRGNVKSITFVFDDGRIITIPDSKNNGNKDESIGWLSDEYGIPCVSGEVKSNASQYLSTVIGLGTAAAAADAMAQQNTTVVTDGSNVTNAVTGNNGQYVLGKGLSGGINQTIDWLNKRYGQTFDAVYVPPGKEIAIHINKELQIDYLFDGRLVDYEMNTKKIGVLD from the coding sequence ATGGCAACAATCAAAGGTAATAAATTGTTACCAATTATCGTTGGTAGTTTAATCCTAGTGGGGATTTTTATTGTAGTCATTTCGAATAAAAATAAAAAACAAGCATCATCAGTAACTGATGAAATCGTTGAAATAGCAGATTTGAATGAAGAAGATTTATCTGTACTAGGCATTACTGGGGATACTGAAAAAGATACAGTTCAGACTTTAGTGACGCTAGTTAAGACGTTAAAAAAGGATCAAGCTGATATAGTAAAAGAAATTAAAAATTTAAAATCTGAAAATGAAAATTTGAAAAAAACAAGAGTACCACAGTATAAGATAGAACCTCCATCAAATGATTCCAAATCTAATGAGCCTTCAGAGCTAGAAAAAAAAGTTTCAATTCTGACAGATAAGCTTAATAAATTAACAACAACCTCAACCATATCTAGTTCTAATGAAACGGTTGATTCAAAATCAGTTTCAATCCCAATAGGAAGAGGACAAGCAAGTCAGTCAAGTAGTAATGTTGATATATCTAATAGTGATGAAATTCAATGGGTTAATCCTGCTGACCAAATTGTTAGTAGTAAAGGTAGAAGTGCGCCGGAATTTCAGTTCCCGTCCAGTTTTAATGGGAAGGACCCAATTCGTTCAAAATTGAAAGATCATAAAGATAATATCAATCAGCCTATTGGCGAGCGAAAAGAAGAAAAAGATCTTCAACCATTTTATACAGTACCTGTAAATTCAACTCTAATCGGCTCTGTTTCAATGACAGCGTTACTTGGACGAGTTCCTATTGATGGTGTTGTATCAGATCCGTATCCGTTTAAAGCCGTGATAGGGCGAGATAATTTAATTTCAAATGGAATTGAATTACCACATGTTGAAGGAGCAATTGTTTCTGGGACTGCATCCGGTGATTACGTTCTATCTTGCGTAAGAGGTAACGTTAAATCAATTACATTTGTTTTTGATGATGGGCGAATTATCACTATTCCTGACTCAAAAAATAATGGCAATAAAGATGAAAGTATTGGGTGGTTATCTGATGAATATGGTATTCCATGTGTTTCAGGTGAAGTCAAATCTAATGCCAGCCAATATTTATCAACTGTAATAGGGTTAGGTACAGCAGCAGCAGCGGCAGATGCAATGGCACAACAAAATACTACTGTTGTAACAGATGGATCAAATGTTACCAATGCCGTTACTGGTAATAATGGTCAATACGTTTTAGGAAAAGGACTGAGTGGAGGAATTAATCAGACGATTGATTGGTTAAATAAACGCTATGGGCAAACTTTTGATGCAGTTTATGTTCCACCAGGTAAAGAAATTGCCATTCACATTAATAAGGAGCTACAAATTGATTATTTATTTGATGGCAGACTTGTTGATTATGAGATGAATACTAAAAAAATTGGAGTGCTTGATTAA
- a CDS encoding broad-spectrum class A beta-lactamase TEM-1: MSIQHFRVALIPFFAAFCLPVFAHPETLVKVKDAEDQLGARVGYIELDLNSGKILESFRPEERFPMMSTFKVLLCGAVLSRVDAGQEQLGRRIHYSQNDLVEYSPVTEKHLTDGMTVRELCSAAITMSDNTAANLLLTTIGGPKELTAFLHNMGDHVTRLDRWEPELNEAIPNDERDTTMPAAMATTLRKLLTGELLTLASRQQLIDWMEADKVAGPLLRSALPAGWFIADKSGAGERGSRGIIAALGPDGKPSRIVVIYTTGSQATMDERNRQIAEIGASLIKHW; this comes from the coding sequence ATGAGTATTCAACATTTCCGTGTCGCCCTTATTCCCTTTTTTGCGGCATTTTGCCTTCCTGTTTTTGCTCACCCAGAAACGCTGGTGAAAGTAAAAGATGCTGAAGATCAGTTGGGTGCACGAGTGGGTTACATCGAACTGGATCTCAACAGCGGTAAGATCCTTGAGAGTTTTCGCCCCGAAGAACGTTTTCCAATGATGAGCACTTTTAAAGTTCTGCTATGTGGTGCGGTATTATCCCGTGTTGACGCCGGGCAAGAGCAACTCGGTCGCCGCATACACTATTCTCAGAATGACTTGGTTGAGTACTCACCAGTCACAGAAAAGCATCTTACGGATGGCATGACAGTAAGAGAATTATGCAGTGCTGCCATAACCATGAGTGATAACACTGCGGCCAACTTACTTCTGACAACGATCGGAGGACCGAAGGAGCTAACCGCTTTTTTGCACAACATGGGGGATCATGTAACTCGCCTTGATCGTTGGGAACCGGAGCTGAATGAAGCCATACCAAACGACGAGCGTGACACCACGATGCCTGCAGCAATGGCAACAACGTTGCGCAAACTATTAACTGGCGAACTACTTACTCTAGCTTCCCGGCAACAATTAATAGACTGGATGGAGGCGGATAAAGTTGCAGGACCACTTCTGCGCTCGGCCCTTCCGGCTGGCTGGTTTATTGCTGATAAATCTGGAGCCGGTGAGCGTGGGTCTCGCGGTATCATTGCAGCACTGGGGCCAGATGGTAAGCCCTCCCGTATCGTAGTTATCTACACGACGGGGAGTCAGGCAACTATGGATGAACGAAATAGACAGATCGCTGAGATAGGTGCCTCACTGATTAAGCATTGGTAA
- a CDS encoding TIGR03749 family integrating conjugative element protein produces the protein MNNQMILKLPQLIMTLLIFVLSINNAIAVELITWDRTPIKITINQNDERMVILERNISVGLPISLQAKLRVQSLGGVLYLKSNAPFTETRLMLKDLESGEIILIDLTGNGPSKKKLETIKITTEDEANLKKIEENYTTVHDEQALPTPVLLTRYAAQNYYAPLRAIEKVPGIKQISMSLPPILTRLVPQLPITAEPKSVWRLKNYEVVAIKLVNYSKGYVNLDARLLQGNFYSATFQHNILGPQGEPADTTMLYIVTKGKVINAFLPELNGRGE, from the coding sequence ATGAATAATCAGATGATTTTAAAACTTCCTCAATTGATCATGACATTATTGATTTTTGTATTGTCAATTAATAATGCTATAGCTGTTGAATTAATTACATGGGACAGAACACCTATCAAAATTACTATTAATCAGAATGATGAAAGAATGGTAATTTTAGAAAGAAATATATCAGTCGGATTACCCATATCGTTACAAGCTAAGCTCCGAGTACAAAGCCTAGGCGGGGTTTTATATTTAAAAAGCAATGCGCCATTTACTGAAACTCGATTAATGCTAAAAGATCTCGAGTCTGGTGAAATAATTTTAATTGATCTTACAGGAAATGGACCATCCAAAAAGAAATTAGAAACAATTAAAATCACGACTGAAGATGAAGCTAATTTAAAAAAAATAGAAGAAAATTATACAACTGTACATGATGAACAAGCATTACCTACTCCAGTTTTGCTTACTCGATATGCAGCACAAAATTATTATGCCCCCTTGCGAGCAATTGAAAAAGTACCTGGTATTAAACAAATTTCTATGTCTTTGCCTCCAATATTAACCAGGCTTGTGCCACAACTTCCTATTACTGCTGAGCCTAAATCAGTGTGGAGGCTAAAAAATTATGAAGTTGTAGCCATCAAATTAGTTAATTATAGCAAAGGTTATGTCAATTTAGATGCAAGGCTGTTGCAGGGTAATTTTTATTCAGCAACATTTCAACACAATATATTGGGTCCTCAAGGGGAACCTGCTGATACCACTATGCTTTATATTGTTACTAAAGGTAAAGTAATCAATGCATTTTTACCTGAATTAAATGGTAGAGGGGAATAA
- a CDS encoding PFL_4703 family integrating conjugative element protein: MKYLHALTGRDKHIQSLRFVIIVLLVIILAMAWGWRSAPKDLTIHIPPDTRSGSTRLWSDIDPSNIYGFAFYIFQQLNNWPSNGEIDYKRNINKLTPYLTPQCKVVLLNEYEERRQGGELRERVRNVAEIDGRGINSEIKNYQTNQFEPRVQILSDKAWIVTFDLYIDEYYKGEAVKRAMVRYPLSVVKSDTNPEENPWGLKLNCYASQPLRLTSSVGEHNE, from the coding sequence ATGAAATATTTACATGCACTTACTGGGAGAGATAAACACATCCAATCACTGAGATTTGTGATTATTGTATTGCTTGTAATTATTTTAGCTATGGCCTGGGGATGGCGTTCAGCGCCTAAAGATTTGACTATTCATATTCCACCAGATACTCGGTCGGGTAGTACTCGGCTTTGGTCAGATATAGATCCTAGTAACATATACGGATTTGCATTTTATATTTTTCAGCAACTTAATAACTGGCCAAGCAATGGAGAAATTGATTATAAACGTAATATAAATAAGCTCACTCCGTACTTAACACCACAATGCAAGGTGGTACTATTGAATGAATATGAAGAAAGACGACAGGGCGGTGAACTAAGAGAGCGCGTTAGAAATGTAGCTGAAATTGACGGACGTGGAATTAATTCAGAGATCAAAAATTATCAAACGAATCAGTTTGAGCCAAGAGTACAAATTTTATCGGATAAAGCGTGGATTGTAACATTCGATTTATATATTGATGAATATTACAAAGGGGAAGCCGTTAAACGAGCAATGGTTCGTTATCCACTTAGTGTTGTTAAAAGTGATACAAATCCTGAAGAAAACCCTTGGGGTTTAAAGCTTAATTGTTATGCAAGCCAACCTTTAAGACTTACGTCGTCTGTAGGAGAACACAATGAATAA
- a CDS encoding TIGR03745 family integrating conjugative element membrane protein: protein MFKKAKELFQIKSKIFLFGLALWGQHVMAKMPSIDDPSQGKKGGLLPNMQAYMYDGFAVGGLIIVGGAFIVAAKNILIEYNNIGEGKGSWAKFGTLVVIGVVLVVACIWFATLAAETLLN, encoded by the coding sequence ATGTTTAAAAAAGCAAAAGAATTATTTCAGATAAAAAGTAAGATCTTTCTATTTGGGTTAGCTTTATGGGGACAACATGTAATGGCAAAAATGCCATCTATAGATGACCCATCACAGGGTAAAAAAGGCGGGCTATTACCCAATATGCAAGCATATATGTATGACGGTTTCGCCGTTGGAGGGTTGATTATCGTTGGCGGTGCTTTTATTGTCGCAGCAAAAAATATCCTAATTGAATATAACAATATCGGCGAGGGTAAAGGCTCGTGGGCAAAATTTGGTACTTTAGTTGTTATAGGTGTTGTATTAGTTGTTGCTTGTATTTGGTTTGCAACATTGGCAGCTGAAACATTGCTAAATTAA
- a CDS encoding TIGR03750 family conjugal transfer protein, giving the protein MLPDRLNRMPVVYKGMTVRELLLMIGVGTIIGSLLGIILFILFGRWVLIPSAIVFMPLPTLFFGGNKIAKLKRGKPETWFSRSIDLFFAKKGFNGNNLIFNDEQFIVRRKKRKYNKVKQK; this is encoded by the coding sequence ATGCTTCCAGACCGTCTTAATCGGATGCCAGTAGTTTACAAAGGTATGACAGTCCGTGAATTATTATTGATGATTGGAGTTGGTACAATTATTGGTAGTTTGTTAGGAATTATCTTATTTATCTTATTTGGTCGCTGGGTGTTAATTCCCTCAGCGATTGTTTTCATGCCATTGCCAACCCTTTTTTTTGGTGGAAATAAAATCGCTAAATTAAAGCGAGGTAAACCAGAAACTTGGTTTTCACGGTCTATTGATTTGTTTTTCGCAAAGAAAGGATTCAATGGAAATAATCTAATTTTTAATGATGAACAATTTATCGTTAGACGAAAAAAACGAAAATATAATAAGGTAAAACAAAAATGA
- a CDS encoding integrative conjugative element protein, RAQPRD family, which yields MRKHPNIILSIVGLSLLLSSDLAVANEKEELALVLKQLKQVKQSLLKSEIVSGTEQSERYHFNYKAIQNDIDHVMQGIESYISPTRSQPRSLNFPVIEGEYQNE from the coding sequence ATGCGAAAGCATCCTAACATAATTCTTTCAATAGTTGGTTTATCTTTATTGTTAAGCTCTGATTTGGCTGTAGCAAACGAAAAAGAAGAACTCGCATTAGTGTTAAAACAACTCAAACAAGTTAAACAATCTTTACTTAAAAGTGAAATTGTTTCAGGAACCGAGCAATCAGAACGTTATCATTTTAACTATAAAGCAATACAAAATGATATTGATCATGTCATGCAAGGTATTGAAAGCTACATATCCCCGACAAGATCTCAACCTCGTTCGCTTAACTTTCCAGTGATTGAAGGCGAATATCAAAATGAATGA
- a CDS encoding TIGR03751 family conjugal transfer lipoprotein: protein MKQKQKKMTILLLTFVTALFLSGCSTSKEKMFPHSSETMSDIYNKKTGGGASQLFDNRLQLRREVDNLTQNVEMMTHTRTAEQEINNLFQRLPNPDLVMYVYPHLTNGKLPVPGYSTAFSFYGDVQYAMPGERVDNYYGERVENY, encoded by the coding sequence ATGAAACAGAAACAAAAAAAAATGACTATTCTTTTATTAACTTTTGTCACAGCTCTATTTTTATCTGGTTGTAGTACTTCAAAAGAAAAAATGTTTCCACATAGCAGTGAGACAATGAGTGATATTTACAATAAAAAAACAGGAGGAGGTGCTTCTCAATTGTTTGATAATCGACTTCAACTTAGACGAGAAGTTGATAATTTAACCCAAAATGTTGAAATGATGACTCATACACGAACAGCAGAACAAGAAATTAATAATCTCTTTCAACGTTTACCGAACCCCGATTTAGTTATGTATGTCTATCCTCATTTGACTAATGGGAAATTACCCGTACCAGGATATTCAACTGCATTCTCATTCTATGGCGATGTGCAATATGCTATGCCTGGTGAAAGAGTGGATAATTACTATGGTGAAAGAGTGGAGAATTACTAA